From Babylonia areolata isolate BAREFJ2019XMU chromosome 14, ASM4173473v1, whole genome shotgun sequence:
ATAATCAATACTCTAGGTAGATGTATTATTTTTTCATAATCAAGTTAAGCtccaaaataataaacataataataataattgatacaaaactgacacacaagcactcacCAAACTCTATAAAGCTGTAGGTTTATATCAAAACTGACACAAAAGCACTCACCAAACTCTGTAATATACTAATAAAGCTGCAGGTTGTAACATTATAAATCAAAACTGACACGCAAATACTCACCAAACTCTATAAAGCTGTAGGGCCGAGACACTGTGTGTACCCGGGCACCATACTGGTTCTGGAACTCAGTTTGTAAGTCTTCCAGGTAGGTGTATGCCAGCCTCTTAGAAAACGCTTTTTCACACAAGACCAGGTAGCACACTCCTCGTTCTAGCACATAGCTGAAAACATGTAATGACACTTTGATCAGTGGATTACATTACaatataataatatttatattaaATTTAAAACATCTTTCAAGTTTAATAAAGCAACTATTAAGTGAGACTGAGACTAAAGTTTCTGAACAGATGGAAAAGAAGGAGATGACAAAAAGAAGGGTGATATGAAAAGCAACCTATGTATTGttaatcatctgtgtgtgtgtgtgtgtgtgtctgagtgtgtgtgtgagcacatgcatgtgcatgtgagtttAAAATTATATAAAgtagtgtgtgtgcacacgagagagagagagagagacagagagagagagagaggagagagagagagagagagagagagagagagagagagagagagagagagagagagagagagagatctggataGAAACAGAGAGTGCCACTGCAAAGAACAAGTCAGAATTTAGCTATAACTACATGTACCATTATGTACACTTACGTAGCAAAGTTACAATGGGATGAATACATGTATCTGAAGATACACTCAGGCACCAAACATCAGTGATATAATCATGTATACTTCATTCTTTGGACAAGAGAGCAACAATGTGGGGAAAAGAGACTTGGGAATCACGAATCTAATGTACCAGTTCATCTTGCAACAGATTTGCATACATAACaggatttttgttttcatttttttttttttttttttttaagaaacgaaaaagaaccaactgtagtgtaaaaaaaaaaaaaaaagttacagaagCTAACCTTTGAAAACTATCATTCGCATCTGGTATTTCTTCATATTCTTCTTGGTTACTTCCTAATgactaaaaaaaatattcacactGAAATGACAATGCTTCACCCCCTTCTTTTGTCACGTGTGATCAATGTCATGAATATTGACTATCAAAGGGTGCATCCCATTAGAAATAATCAATTAGCTGTAATTGAGCACATGTACAGAAAACACACCAATAACTCACTGGTAAATGTAGGATCCAGCCTCAAGACTACATCGGGCAGGAGGGTTTGGGTCGGCTGCTATTTTCTTGAACAGATGTTTCGCTTGTGTCTGATAATCCATTAGACTTCTTCCAGCCTGGTAGGAAACAAAGGGGGAAAATATCAATCAGAAGTAAAACACTGTACCACTTAAATTTGAAAAGCTCATGGTATTCAGGACCTGTCTATACTGCACAgcatcatctcccccccctccccttccatatCTTTATCAATTCAGAGGACAACAAATGATTCATGAATTGAATCATATTCATAGATGATAGTCACATGAAAACATGTATGTGTTTAAACTTTAAATCAATAAGTCTGAAATCATTGTAttttacagataaaaaaaaaagatgactatATTAATAAAGTATTATAcctaaaaaatagaaaaataagtGCCCATAAAAATATGTTTAACTATCTGTAGTAAACTagtactacacacatacataagtacacatacacataatgacatatacacacagacagaaagatgcagagactgagacagacagaaagttggAATGGGTACATctctgtgtgactgagagaggcagaaagtTGGAATGGGTACATCTCTATGTAACGGCAATGAATTAGCCAGTCAGTTTCAAAAATTGTCCAGAATGGAAAGCAGACTTTACAAGTATAAACTCCTGATCATTCCTTGTTTATTTACATCAGACGACATAAGCAAGCAGATGAAAAATAAGGACGAAACCAACAATTAGCAGACGAAAAAAGAATGGTAAAAGAATGGTATCTTCTGTTATTTATAGCCTGGAGACCATCGACACAAAGTGTTGACTGAGCTGGCTTCCACGGTTCTCTGGGGCAAGGCGTTCCAATCCTGGATGGTATGTGGGAAACCAACCTGCCTGCCTGTATTCAGTTTAACAAAAAAATTTGCTCCAGTTGCTCATTGTGGGTGCTCGTTGCCATGGTGGTGTTGATACCAGTTTTGCTTTCATTGAGTACTTGCTTTCATGATTATGCTTGATTTTATGAAGCATGGTCAGTCTGTTTGGCGGCGTTGTTGCAGGGAGGACCATCCAAGGTCTTGTCTTGTTCttatatttattcacctttaaaaaaaaataaaaaaattaaggcctgactaagcgcgttgggctacgccgctggtcaggcatctgcttggcagatgcggtgtagcgtacatggatttgtccgaacgcagtgacgcctccatgagctactgaaactgaaactgattatctTGTTCTTTCTCAGTCTGGCGGCGTTGTTGCAGTGAGGACCATCCAAGgtcttgtcttgttctttctCAGTCACTGACATTTAGGAAGCCATGGACACAACTCACATTACATCTTTAAATGCTACCAGGCCAAGATGACAGTACTTAGTTTAAAaaatgaacagaagaagaaatagtccaaacaaatgcaaacaaaacatttCAACAGACCTGCTCATCTTCTTGGACAGATGCTGCGAGCGGCAGCCCGTCCTGCTGACGGGCAATCATAGTAAGCAGAACCATACTAAAACCTGTTTATTCTTGTCTCATATCACGTTAAAGCATACGTTTGAATGACGTCTTATTGTACACAACCACAAGTTTTAAAGCTTTGGTTTTGAGACCTTCGTGAC
This genomic window contains:
- the LOC143289999 gene encoding vesicle-trafficking protein SEC22b-like; amino-acid sequence: MVLLTMIARQQDGLPLAASVQEDEQAGRSLMDYQTQAKHLFKKIAADPNPPARCSLEAGSYIYHYVLERGVCYLVLCEKAFSKRLAYTYLEDLQTEFQNQYGARVHTVSRPYSFIEFDTYMQKQRKSYMDSRARRNLANINTELQDVQRIMVQNIDDVLQRGEALSVLDTKASNLSTLSQKYKKDAKYLNLRSSYAKIGVVVIVVVVLFLFIRYWLL